The genome window GCATTTGACCAGGCAGATGCAGCTTTAAAACCCAAAAACATTTCAATGGAAGAGGCAGCCTCTATTCCACTGGTTGGATTAACAGTCTGGCAGGCATTTTTTGAAAAAGCTCATTTAAAAAAAGGTCAGAAAGTTTTCATCCAGGCCGGATCCGGCGGTGTAGGTACGTTCGCTATCCAGCTGGCAAAACACTTGGGATTGGAAGTAGCTACCACTACCAGCAGCAAAAATCATGAATTGGTTCAATCTCTAGGGGCAGATGTTATTATTGATTATAAAACACAGCATTTTGAAAACATCCTGAAAGATTATGATTATGTCCTGAACAGCCAGGATAAAAAAACACTGCTGAAATCGATTACCATTCTTAAATCAGGAGGACAGCTGGTTTCTATTTCCGGCCCTCCAACACCGCTGTCTGCTAAAGAACTAGGTTTGTCATGGGTGATGAAGTTTGTATTTGGCATGATAAGCAGTAAAGTCCGCAAAAAAGCGAAGCAGCAGCATGTTGATTATTCTTTTCTTTTTATGAAGGCCAATGGTGCGCAGCTTGAAGAGATCACCAAATTGATTGAAGCCGGCATTATCAAACCAATTGTAGATAAGGTTTATCCATTTGAACATGCACAACAAGCTTTGGAATATGTGGAGAGCGGCAGGGCCAAAGGAAAAGTAGTTTTAAAAATCAAATAAATAATTTAAGTATGAAAGCAAGCAGATTTCACCAAAATGGCAATCCCGATGTTTTGGTATATGAAGAAATAGAAACCCCTAAGCCAAAAGCAGGAGAAGTTTTGATAAAAATTGAAAGTGTGGGCGTAAATTACGCCGACACAATCAGAAGAAGAGGTGATGATTATCCAGACCCATCGCCTGTACCCTTCACTTTAGGAATTGAAGTGGCCGGAACTATTGAAGAACTGGGAGAAGGAGTTGATAATCTGGCCGTAGGCACCCGTGTTTTTGCTATACCAGGCGCAGGCGGCTATGCACAATATATCTCGGTGCCTGCAGCTGTAGTAATTCCATTGCCTGAAACTATTGATTTCGATACTGCTGCAGCGATATTGGCTCATGGCTTAACCGCAGTAATTATTTTGCAAAAAGCGGCCAAAATACAAAGTGGCGAAACTATTCTTATTGAAGGCGCTGCCGGTGGATTGGGACTGTTTGCTGTACAAATCGCTAAAATTTACGGAGCTGTCGTAATTGCTGCAGCCAGTACCGAAGAAAAGAGAAAAATGGCTGCCGATTATGGTGCTGATTTTACAGTAGATTATACTCAGCCTGACTGGGCTCAAAAAGTACGAGAATTTACAGATGGTAAAGGTGTTGATGTTGTCTGGGAAACTACAGGCGGTGATGTTGTGAACCAGGCTCTGGATGCGCTTGCTATTTTTGGGCGTATGATTTATCTGGGACAAAGCAGCGGGCAGTCAGCTGCAATAGATCCCTGGAGGCTTACTGCGTCAAGTCATACAATTACCGGTGTTTACATCAATAATTATGCAAGCGATCCGGAATTAATAGGTGCTGCGATACAAGAACTTATCGGATATATCATGACTGGCAAAGTAAAAGTGGAAGTTGGCCACGTACTCCCTCTTTCAAAAGCTTCAGAAGCTCATAAACTGTTGGAAAACCGTAAAAATATAGGGAAAGTGGTTTTGAAGCCATGGGCTGATTAGAAGAATTTATTATTTGAATTGATAATTTTTTCTTTAATCCCTAACAGGAAATCTAACCAGATTATTGATTTAACATCGGTCTAATCAGGTGAAATTTTCCATAAATGGGCAAAATCTACACTTTCGAGAATACTTAAACTGTCTTTAAATTGTATATTGATTGAATTTAAGTTAAATGATTTTCATTGTTTTTACAATATCATTGCAATTCAAAAAAAGCACAATAATCCTCAATAAACTTGTTAGATTTTTCAAGATTACCCGCTATTAGAAAAGCTTCAGATTTCTCTGAAGCTTTTTCGTTTATATAATACTTGACTTGCGGGATGCGAAGTCGAGAGACATTCGCACAGCATTCATCAAAAGACTTTGTAGAGCAACATTCGATTTCATATCCATACAAATTAAAACTTAGAAAACCTCAAAACTGCACAATGTTGTGACAGTAATGAGGCCCGCTAAAAACTATATGTTAGCCGATTCAAATTGTTTGAGATCTCGGGTATTTTTTTGCACTGCAAGAGCAGAAAACAGTCCTAATACGAACGACATTCCGAAGAATCCTTTTTCACTCAGGAGTAAATCGGCATTCCATAGACCGATTATTAACAATACTACAGCAGTAATGGTACTAAACCAACTTAAACCGTAATATAAATCGGTTACGGGAATACCTTCCAGTCTGTCTCGTACACTTTTCTGCACTGATATTACAGAGAAAAGACCAAAAAGGAGAATCGTAAAATAATATCCTTTTTCGTTGTAAGCCATATCCGAGTTATAAAGTCCGATACAATAGGAAGTCATACCTATAATTAACGTCATCCACGATGCGCCCACAAAAGCGACACTTGGCTTTAGAGGAGATTCATTGTTTAATCTTGCATTTCTTGATTCTGAATTGCTGTTTGATTCATTTGATTTTAGCGGTTCCATAATTTTTTATGTTTTATGATTATGAGGCAAATGTCAGCATGAAACAGGAATTCTAAAAATCAATTTATTAATAAAACTGACGATATAAAAATGTATTTTATTATTTTTATACTAAAAAAAACCATCCGTATGAATGCACTTCAGGAAATAGTAAATATGATGAATGAAAACGAAAAAAAGGCATTCATACAATATCTTTCAAAAAAGAACAAACGTAAAGACACAAGCAATACAGCATTATTTAATTCTTTAAAAACTGACGATATAAATTATAAAATAAATACTTTAGAAAACAAAAAAAGTACCGATGCCTATCATGCTCTCAGAAAAAGACTTTATGACAGCATGATTGATTTCATGGCCAATCGAAGTTTTGAGAATGACACCTCACAAGAAAATGCAGTACTTCGTCTTATTGTTGTAAGCCGTTTATTTTTTGAACACAAATTGATAAAAACAGCCTTTAAATGTCTTGCAAAGGCCGAAGATATTGCATTGAGCATTGAACATTTTGGTCTTCT of Flavobacterium marginilacus contains these proteins:
- a CDS encoding NADP-dependent oxidoreductase — translated: MKAFVINKYGKKEKMQLSDAAKPTIKDTEILVEIHATALNLLDSKIKNGEFKLLLPYKTPLVLGHDLAGVIVETGRKVTKFKAGDEVYARPADFRIGTFAEFIAFDQADAALKPKNISMEEAASIPLVGLTVWQAFFEKAHLKKGQKVFIQAGSGGVGTFAIQLAKHLGLEVATTTSSKNHELVQSLGADVIIDYKTQHFENILKDYDYVLNSQDKKTLLKSITILKSGGQLVSISGPPTPLSAKELGLSWVMKFVFGMISSKVRKKAKQQHVDYSFLFMKANGAQLEEITKLIEAGIIKPIVDKVYPFEHAQQALEYVESGRAKGKVVLKIK
- a CDS encoding quinone oxidoreductase family protein, which encodes MKASRFHQNGNPDVLVYEEIETPKPKAGEVLIKIESVGVNYADTIRRRGDDYPDPSPVPFTLGIEVAGTIEELGEGVDNLAVGTRVFAIPGAGGYAQYISVPAAVVIPLPETIDFDTAAAILAHGLTAVIILQKAAKIQSGETILIEGAAGGLGLFAVQIAKIYGAVVIAAASTEEKRKMAADYGADFTVDYTQPDWAQKVREFTDGKGVDVVWETTGGDVVNQALDALAIFGRMIYLGQSSGQSAAIDPWRLTASSHTITGVYINNYASDPELIGAAIQELIGYIMTGKVKVEVGHVLPLSKASEAHKLLENRKNIGKVVLKPWAD
- the yiaA gene encoding inner membrane protein YiaA, which gives rise to MEPLKSNESNSNSESRNARLNNESPLKPSVAFVGASWMTLIIGMTSYCIGLYNSDMAYNEKGYYFTILLFGLFSVISVQKSVRDRLEGIPVTDLYYGLSWFSTITAVVLLIIGLWNADLLLSEKGFFGMSFVLGLFSALAVQKNTRDLKQFESANI